In Numidum massiliense, a single genomic region encodes these proteins:
- a CDS encoding stage II sporulation protein M yields the protein MRAFWQLLKQNKSFVWIAAGLMVGSSVIGFVMHDEVQPIVKEMLKQLQDVVENIAADHTFTNIFWTIFLNNTKAAFIMLASGLLFGLYPAIALLSNGFMLGFIISDAALRYGESPLRLFVTQIMPHGMFELPAIIIAGGFGIKFGWLAIGWIRSLWNPGLRTAVSRDTRTTVRRLPLLCIGVVALLLVAATIESALIAMASVSP from the coding sequence ATGCGAGCGTTTTGGCAGTTGTTAAAGCAAAATAAGTCGTTCGTGTGGATTGCCGCCGGACTAATGGTCGGCAGTAGTGTCATTGGCTTCGTCATGCACGACGAGGTGCAACCGATCGTTAAAGAAATGCTCAAACAGCTGCAAGACGTCGTGGAAAACATTGCAGCTGATCACACGTTTACGAACATTTTTTGGACGATCTTTTTAAACAATACGAAGGCAGCGTTTATTATGTTGGCGAGTGGCTTGCTGTTCGGACTGTATCCGGCGATCGCGCTATTGTCGAACGGATTTATGCTCGGATTCATTATAAGCGACGCGGCGCTAAGGTATGGGGAAAGCCCTTTGAGGTTGTTTGTGACGCAAATTATGCCGCACGGGATGTTTGAGCTTCCGGCGATTATCATTGCGGGAGGCTTCGGCATCAAGTTCGGTTGGCTCGCGATCGGGTGGATACGTTCGCTGTGGAATCCGGGGCTACGTACAGCGGTTAGTCGCGATACGCGTACAACGGTACGACGACTACCGCTCTTATGTATCGGTGTCGTCGCGTTGTTGCTCGTTGCCGCTACGATTGAGAGTGCACTAATTGCGATGGCATCCGTATCCCCATAA